CCACGATCCGCGCCGTCGCGGGCGGCGAGTGGCCTACACGGTTGCGGCCGCGGTGGCCATCGTGGCCATCTGCGCCGGCCTCTATCTCTGGGGCATTCCCGCCGCCGCGAGCGTGGTGGCGGCACGGGTGCCCGTCGCGTGGGAGCAGGATCTCGGCCGCTCGGTGATCGACAGCATGGTCCCGAAGGAGAAGGTCTGCCGCGAGCCGGACGGCCAGCGGGCGCTCGAGTCGCTGCTGGCCACCCTGGTCGCCGCCGGGCCGCCGTCACCTTACACGTTCCGCATTCAGGTGGTCGACACGAAGACCGTGAACGCCTTCGCGGCGCCCGGCGGCTACATCGTCGTGCTGCGCGGGCTCATCGACGAGGCGCGCAGCCCCGAGGAGCTCGCGGGGGTGCTCGCCCACGAGATGCAGCACGTGCTGCAGCGTCACTCCACCAAGGCCCTCGTGCAGCATCTCTCGACGGGCCTCCTCATCACCGCGCTCACCGGGGACGTGAGCGGCGCCATGGCCTATGGGCTCGAGAGCGCGCGGGTCCTGGGGCAGCTCCGGTACAGCCGGGCGGCGGAGGCCGAGGCCGACGAGCAGGG
The Candidatus Methylomirabilota bacterium genome window above contains:
- a CDS encoding M48 family metallopeptidase — translated: MRTDWTGHYLDGRAPVRRPARVHLTRTGIEIVPEGGATAFWPYAEVRQTQGWHVGEEVRLERGSDLPESIVIADSAFLEDLREIAQAPGRRFHDPRRRGRRVAYTVAAAVAIVAICAGLYLWGIPAAASVVAARVPVAWEQDLGRSVIDSMVPKEKVCREPDGQRALESLLATLVAAGPPSPYTFRIQVVDTKTVNAFAAPGGYIVVLRGLIDEARSPEELAGVLAHEMQHVLQRHSTKALVQHLSTGLLITALTGDVSGAMAYGLESARVLGQLRYSRAAEAEADEQGMKLVIAAGFHPEGMIEFFERLERKGKDPSGLLKYLSSHPGSADRATRLRQLAAGAPPASRPALEPSDWAAVRAICKKTGSSG